Proteins co-encoded in one Plasmodium coatneyi strain Hackeri chromosome 7, complete sequence genomic window:
- a CDS encoding ATP-dependent HslUV protease ATP-binding subunit HslU, with protein MKNLDAHKYIKLVNFLNRKKKYPQFNFKYVKGEDGCDLQLANYVNINKGKIRNDTLRYTNDSAVSMILSNVAELGNESVVSSTQSKGVERKLFLSNGTKEKRNNNLGRNSQTKDDLTIQIGYGNGEENLPNGVTAPLAGCKLKQTGWRKVDIPHDDGMGRACPHKEDQVNSQVMRMHCNGASYEGVNSTEGRSSVHRNGGMNKFEIFQKRESPRDGYDIEGGQIHTREKLTQLGFNHRGGRYTVSNGDEGSYNGGEKNRDANTLQPEEGTQRELSSEENFAKVKITKENIIIMDNLKEEGRKGKKTKKMTMTEEKENMDDDVETMGSSVRNDVQEKCLKVEETQGGEETGSSCNGGNKDDLAGDKQKKVCDDNPNEEGKEKEKINFQMKNGKANKKCLYPHEIVEYLNKYIIGQTEAKKVVANALRQRWRRIQVDDDMRKDIIPKNILMIGPTGVGKTEIARRISMFVDAPFIKVEATKFTEVGFHGKDVDQIIKDLVEIAVKRQKTKFEIEIREQAQETVENIILYSLLGNIKEEEKNIWRKYLKDGSLDDKVVSIDIPNYVNNNMFSNDSVENAVKEALSNHQNIKSVKIIHQNINKQNDKKTMTIREAKQKLLQLEIDSSMNQDVILKTAISSVEEEGIVFIDEIDKICSKSNSSYNGPDASAEGVQRDLLPLIEGCVINTKYGNINTNYILFIASGAFQRVKPNDMLNELQGRLPVHVNLSSLTIKDFIEILTKTHNNLLQQNIALLKTEGIDLQFTDDAIETIANAAHDMNFYVENIGVRRLHTIIEKIMEDINYDVYNYVNKTIVIDKEKVKKSLEGFIKQFDLKKYII; from the coding sequence ATGAAAAACCTCGATGCGCACAAGTACATTAAATTGGTGAATTTTCtaaacaggaagaaaaagtacccccagtttaattttaaatatgtcAAAGGTGAAGACGGATGTGACCTTCAGCTAGCCAATTATGTAAATATCAACAAAGGGAAAATACGAAACGATACTTTGAGGTACACAAATGACAGTGCAGTGTCCATGATACTTTCCAATGTGGCCGAGCTTGGAAATGAGTCTGTGGTTTCCTCCACGCAAAGCAAAGGGGTGGAGAGAAAACTCTTCCTATCGAATGGCACCAAAGAGAAGAGGAATAACAACCTGGGTAGGAATTCCCAAACGAAGGACGATTTAACGATACAGATAGGTTATGGCAATGGGGAAGAGAACCTGCCTAACGGTGTCACTGCGCCGTTAGCAGGTTGCAAATTGAAACAGACAGGATGGAGAAAGGTAGATATACCACACGATGATGGAATGGGCCGAGCGTGTCCACACAAGGAGGACCAGGTCAATTCCCAAGTGATGCGAATGCATTGTAACGGAGCGTCATATGAAGGTGTGAATTCGACCGAGGGGCGAAGCAGTGTACACAGAAATGgcggaatgaacaaatttgagATTTTCCAAAAGAGGGAATCCCCTCGAGATGGGTATGACATAGAAGGGGGGCAGATACACACCCGTGAGAAACTCACCCAATTAGGGTTTAACCACCGAGGGGGTCGTTACACCGTTAGTAATGGCGACGAAGGGAGCTACAACGGAGGTGAGAAGAACAGAGATGCCAATACGTTGCAACCAGAGGAGGGAACACAAAGAGAGTTAAGTAGCGAGGAAAATTTTGCCAAGGTGAAAATTAccaaagaaaatattataattatggataatttgaaggaggaagggaggaagggaaaaaaaacgaagaaaatgaCCATGacggaggagaaggaaaatatggaTGACGATGTAGAGACGATGGGGAGTAGCGTGAGAAACGATGTGCAGGAAAAATGCCTGAAGGTGGAGGAGACacaaggaggggaagaaacagGCAGTAGTTGTAACGGGGGAAACAAAGATGATCTAGCAGGAGACAAGCAGAAGAAAGTATGTGATGATAatccaaatgaagaaggaaaggaaaaagaaaaaataaattttcaaatGAAGAATGGCAAGGCAAATAAGAAGTGTCTGTACCCACATGAAATTGTGGAATatttaaacaaatatattatagGGCAAACGGAAGCAAAGAAGGTTGTGGCAAATGCATTGAGACAGAGATGGAGAAGGATACAAGTGGATGACGATATGAGGAAGGACATTATTCCAAAGAACATATTAATGATAGGGCCAACTGGAGTTGGGAAAACAGAAATAGCAAGAAGAATTTCCATGTTTGTGGATGCACCATTTATCAAAGTGGAAGCAACAAAGTTTACTGAAGTGGGATTTCACGGAAAAGACGTCGACCAGATTATTAAGGACTTAGTCGAAATAGCTGTGAAGagacaaaaaacaaaattcgAAATTGAGATCAGGGAACAGGCACAAGAAACggtggaaaatattataCTGTATTCCCTACtgggaaatataaaagaggaggagaagaacatttggagaaaatatttgaaaGATGGCTCCTTAGACGACAAGGTAGTCAGTATTGACATTCCCAACTATGTAAATAACAACATGTTTTCCAACGACTCAGTCGAAAATGCAGTGAAGGAAGCACTAAGCAATCACCAGAATATTAAGAGCGTCAAAATTATTCACCAGAATATTAACAAAcagaatgataaaaaaacGATGACTATACGGGAGGCCAAACAAAAACTGCTACAGTTAGAAATAGACTCCTCCATGAACCAGGACGTTATCCTAAAAACAGCCATCAGCTccgtagaagaagaaggaatagtCTTCATCGACGAAATTGACAAAATTTGTTCCAAGTCGAACTCCTCTTACAACGGACCAGATGCAAGCGCCGAGGGAGTTCAGAGAGATTTACTACCCCTTATAGAAGGATGCGTAATTAACACCAAGTACGGAAATATCAACACGAACTATATTCTGTTCATCGCTTCAGGGGCTTTTCAGAGAGTCAAGCCGAATGATATGCTAAATGAACTGCAGGGGAGATTACCAGTCCATGTGAACCTCTCCAGTTTAACTATAAAAGATTTTATCGAAATTTTGACAAAGacacataataatttgttgCAGCAGAATATTGCCCTACTAAAAACGGAAGGGATCGACCTGCAGTTTACGGATGATGCCATTGAAACCATTGCAAATGCCGCACATGACATGAACTTTTACGTGGAAAATATCGGCGTGCGAAGACTGCATACTATTATAGAGAAAATCATGGAGGACATAAATTACGACGTTTACAATTATGTTAACAAAACCATTGTCATCGATAAGGAGAAGGTGAAGAAGTCCCTCGAGGGATTCATTAAGCAGTTCGACTTGAAGAAGTACATCATTTGA